The Terriglobales bacterium genome contains the following window.
CAGATTCGCGATATCCGTGCACAAATCAACGCGCTGAACAAACGCCTGGAAGGACAGCCGCAGGCCAAAGCTGTGGCCGATGCCGGCAAGCAACTGGACAAGAAGATGACGGAGATCGAAGAAGTCCTGATTCAGACCAAAGCCAAAAGCAATCAGGATGTACTGAACTATCCCATTCGTCTGAATAACTATCTGGTCGCTCTAGGTGGCGTAGTAGCCAGCTCTGACTCAGCGCCTACTCAGATTTCCTATGATGTATTTGACACGCTCAGCAAACAACTCGATGAGCAACTGGCCAAATGGAAGACGGTGCTGAGTATAGATGTACCGGCATATAACGAGGTGGTTCGTAAACAGGAGGTACCGGCCATCATCCCGGCGAGACCAGTAGAAGATAGTAAGACGACCGGCAGTCCTTAAGTTGCATCTCAAGCTCGCGACGCGTATCCATCCCTTCACTTTGCACACGCACGCTGGCGTGTTTCGAATGCACAATGGCGTGTTTTGCATATCGGAGAACTTGCCGCGCATCTAGAATAAGTACATGTTCAACGCCAAAGCTTACTCCGCTGCCAGTGAGAAATCGCCGCTCGCCTCCACCACGATCGCGCGGCGCGATCCAACCGAACACGACGTACAGATCGAAATTCTATATTGCGGCATCTGTCACTCTGATCTCCACCAAGTCCGCAACGAGTGGAGCGGCGTGATGCCCACCGTCTACCCCTGCGTACCCGGCCACGAAATCGTCGGCCGAGTCACGAAGGTCGGCTCCGCAGTCTCCAAGTTCAAGCGCGGCGACCTCGCCGCGGTCGGCTGCATGGTGGATTCGGACCGCACCTGCCCCGAGTGCCAGGCGGGCCTCGAACAGTTCTGCCCAAACTTCACCCTTACGTATAACTTCCCCGACAAGCATCTCGGAGGCGTCACCTACGGCGGCTACTCCGACAGCATTGTCGTGGACCAGAGATTCGTCCTACGCGTTCCATCGAACCTCAACCTCGCCGGAGCCGCTCCTTTGCTTTGCGCCGGCATCACAACTTACTCGCCCATGCACCACTGGGGTGTCACCAAAGGCAAGAAAGTTGGCGTGGTCGGTCTCGGCGGACTGGGCCACATGGGCGTGAAGTTTGCACATGCGCTCGGAGCGCACGTTATTGTCTTCACGACCTCTCCAAACAAGAAGGAAGACGCACTTCGCCTCGGAGCAGACGAAGTCGTGATTTCGCGCAATGCGGACGAGATGCAAAAGCACGCCGGCAGCTTCGACTTTATCCTCGACGCTGTCTCTGCCGATCACGACATCAATGCATACATCAATCTGTTGCGCCGCGATGGCAATATTACCCTTGTTGGTGCGCCAGAGAAGCCTCTCGCCGTTTCAGCCTTCGGACTGATCATGGGCCGCCGCAGCCTTTCAGGTTCTCCAATCGGCGGCATCGCCGAAACCCAGGAGATGCTCGATTTCTGCGGGAAGCACAACATCACCTCTGATGTCGAGGTCATCCCCATCCAAAAGGTCAACGAAGCTTACGAGAGACTGCTCAAGGCCGATGTGAAGTACCGCTTCTCCATCGATATGGCTTCTCTCAAAACTGAGTAGAACCGATGAATAAGATGAATGAACACTTTCGTTTCTCTGGCAATACTTTTCACAAGTTGGAAGAACTGGGAGTCCGTGCCGCGAACGTCTCCAAAATAATGCTACTAGTTCAACCAAAGGAGTTTCAGAAAATGGAAATCAAAAGAGTTGGCTCGCAACCTTCTGTCAAGGGACCGTCAGAGTGGTTCACTGGCAGCGTGCGGATCGACCCGCTTTTTCAGGCACCCGATCCGGCATTTGTTCAAGGTGCCAGCGTAACCTTCGAGCCGGGCGCGCGGACTGCATGGCACACGCATCCACTCGGTCAGACGCTCATCGTCACCTCTGGCTGCGGCTGGGCTCAGCGCGAAGGCGGACCTATCGAGGAGATCCGGCCCGGTGATGTGGTCTGGTTCTCGCCCGGCGAGAAGCACTGGCATGGGGCTACCCCGGCCACGGCCATGACGCACATCGCCATTCAAGAAAGGCTCAATGGGAAGGTTGTCGACTGGATGGAACAGGTCAGCAACGAGCAA
Protein-coding sequences here:
- a CDS encoding NAD(P)-dependent alcohol dehydrogenase yields the protein MFNAKAYSAASEKSPLASTTIARRDPTEHDVQIEILYCGICHSDLHQVRNEWSGVMPTVYPCVPGHEIVGRVTKVGSAVSKFKRGDLAAVGCMVDSDRTCPECQAGLEQFCPNFTLTYNFPDKHLGGVTYGGYSDSIVVDQRFVLRVPSNLNLAGAAPLLCAGITTYSPMHHWGVTKGKKVGVVGLGGLGHMGVKFAHALGAHVIVFTTSPNKKEDALRLGADEVVISRNADEMQKHAGSFDFILDAVSADHDINAYINLLRRDGNITLVGAPEKPLAVSAFGLIMGRRSLSGSPIGGIAETQEMLDFCGKHNITSDVEVIPIQKVNEAYERLLKADVKYRFSIDMASLKTE
- a CDS encoding cupin domain-containing protein; the encoded protein is MNKMNEHFRFSGNTFHKLEELGVRAANVSKIMLLVQPKEFQKMEIKRVGSQPSVKGPSEWFTGSVRIDPLFQAPDPAFVQGASVTFEPGARTAWHTHPLGQTLIVTSGCGWAQREGGPIEEIRPGDVVWFSPGEKHWHGATPATAMTHIAIQERLNGKVVDWMEQVSNEQYRR